In the Methanotorris formicicus Mc-S-70 genome, one interval contains:
- a CDS encoding RNA ligase, translating into MEMNYSLIAERLKLRDDDIKRGFKRGIIGRIEYKGIPMITFRKKIKHVERGTTLFLNEDLDYVAGYPKIRRALVLNPTIKNYFIDKVVVEEKLDGYNVRIAKINDDVVAITRGGYICPFTTKKAIQILNTKFFEDHPNLMLCGEMIGLNNPYVPHYYEEVDRGWENLGFYIFDIRDRETNEPLSIKEKIKTCKKYNLPYVEPLGEFDKEDAHEYIKEIIDKLNAENREGVVLKDPDMAVNPIKYTTHKTQCGDLRVAFTFFYDLGVDFMFSRVVREGYQAYEFNEDDDTLKKRALDIGESILYPMVDTIKKIHNGERVTEDFEIVVDNEEDLKEFLEYSKKLHMQIIVKNMEKIKVDDEYKIKVKIGKIYSTTNDKVLSHLNGGLW; encoded by the coding sequence ATGGAAATGAATTATTCCCTAATTGCAGAGAGGTTGAAGTTGAGAGATGATGATATAAAGAGGGGGTTTAAAAGAGGAATAATAGGCAGGATAGAATATAAGGGTATTCCAATGATTACATTTAGAAAAAAGATAAAACATGTTGAGAGGGGGACAACATTATTTTTAAATGAAGATTTGGACTATGTTGCGGGTTATCCAAAGATTAGGAGGGCTTTGGTGTTAAATCCAACTATAAAAAATTATTTCATTGACAAGGTTGTTGTTGAGGAAAAGTTGGATGGCTACAATGTTAGAATAGCAAAGATAAATGATGATGTTGTTGCAATCACAAGAGGAGGGTATATCTGCCCATTCACAACAAAAAAAGCAATACAAATATTAAACACCAAGTTCTTCGAAGATCATCCAAATCTAATGCTCTGTGGAGAGATGATTGGATTGAACAATCCTTATGTGCCACACTACTATGAAGAGGTTGATAGAGGTTGGGAAAATTTGGGATTTTATATCTTTGATATAAGGGATAGGGAAACAAATGAACCTTTATCCATAAAAGAAAAGATAAAAACCTGCAAAAAATACAACCTTCCTTATGTTGAACCTCTGGGGGAGTTTGATAAGGAAGATGCTCATGAATACATAAAGGAGATTATCGATAAGTTGAATGCTGAAAATAGGGAAGGAGTTGTTTTAAAAGACCCAGATATGGCGGTAAATCCAATAAAATACACAACACACAAAACACAGTGTGGAGATTTAAGAGTGGCATTTACATTTTTTTATGATTTAGGTGTTGATTTTATGTTTAGTAGGGTTGTTAGGGAAGGGTATCAGGCTTATGAGTTTAATGAAGATGACGATACACTAAAAAAGAGGGCATTGGATATTGGAGAATCTATCTTGTATCCAATGGTAGATACAATAAAAAAGATTCATAATGGGGAGAGGGTTACAGAGGACTTTGAAATTGTTGTTGATAATGAGGAGGATTTGAAGGAGTTTTTAGAATACTCAAAGAAGTTACACATGCAAATTATCGTTAAGAACATGGAAAAAATAAAGGTAGATGATGAATATAAGATAAAAGTAAAGATTGGAAAGATATACTCTACAACCAACGATAAGGTTTTGAGTCATTTAAATGGTGGTTTGTGGTGA